Proteins encoded within one genomic window of Granulicella pectinivorans:
- a CDS encoding aminotransferase class V-fold PLP-dependent enzyme, protein MNRRDVLKMGGAAMALPAVGMVEGGLAGVRGHFGTTVRSGICLNNARWHPLSDGAAQSIEEYIAYKKRGIWNPPDMVSETQSQVKAAFARLIGASAAEVGYCNSTMAGENIVVNGLMEKLQAGGNIVTDGLHFEGSLYMYEALSRQGIDVRVVRPKDWAVTPEALAAVVDKKTVLVAVSAVSYVNGFSHDLKAVGDLAHAHGAYLYADLVQAVGAVLLDMKALGVDFAASASYKWLMGDMGVGFLYVREGLLGAALKRTVWGYKELSENAYHEFPGDTPGDEVFSWTQRKDVAGFSELGTYSNTTVMALKYSLGYLERIGVASIRRHGDALKAKVKVGLAAKPGFECITPAGSVGPIVTFRVGDAETAKRRLAGAKVDVSWTSDRMRISPSVYNDASDVTALLAALA, encoded by the coding sequence ATGAATCGTCGGGATGTGTTGAAGATGGGTGGTGCAGCGATGGCGTTGCCGGCGGTAGGGATGGTTGAGGGCGGACTGGCGGGTGTACGCGGGCACTTCGGCACGACGGTGCGGAGCGGCATCTGCCTGAACAACGCGCGGTGGCATCCGCTGAGCGATGGCGCGGCACAGTCGATCGAGGAATACATCGCGTACAAGAAGCGGGGCATCTGGAATCCGCCGGATATGGTGAGCGAGACGCAGAGCCAGGTGAAGGCGGCGTTCGCGCGGCTGATTGGCGCTTCGGCGGCGGAGGTAGGGTACTGCAACTCGACGATGGCGGGCGAGAACATCGTCGTCAACGGGCTGATGGAGAAGCTGCAGGCGGGCGGGAATATCGTGACGGACGGGCTGCATTTTGAGGGCTCGCTGTACATGTACGAGGCGCTGTCGCGGCAGGGGATCGACGTGAGGGTGGTTCGGCCGAAGGACTGGGCTGTTACTCCCGAAGCGCTTGCGGCGGTGGTGGACAAGAAGACGGTGCTCGTGGCGGTTTCGGCTGTGTCGTATGTGAATGGGTTCTCGCACGATCTGAAGGCTGTGGGGGATCTCGCGCATGCCCATGGGGCGTATCTGTATGCGGACCTGGTGCAGGCGGTGGGGGCGGTGCTTCTGGATATGAAAGCGCTCGGGGTCGATTTCGCGGCGTCTGCCAGCTACAAGTGGCTGATGGGCGATATGGGAGTCGGCTTCCTGTATGTGCGGGAGGGACTGCTGGGTGCGGCGCTGAAGAGGACTGTGTGGGGCTACAAGGAGCTGTCCGAGAACGCGTATCACGAGTTTCCCGGGGATACGCCCGGGGATGAGGTGTTCTCGTGGACCCAGAGGAAGGACGTGGCGGGCTTCTCCGAGCTGGGGACGTACTCGAATACCACGGTGATGGCGCTGAAGTACTCGCTGGGGTATCTGGAGAGGATAGGCGTGGCGAGCATCCGGCGGCATGGCGATGCGTTGAAGGCCAAGGTGAAGGTTGGTCTGGCGGCCAAGCCGGGGTTCGAGTGCATCACGCCCGCTGGAAGCGTCGGGCCGATTGTGACGTTCCGGGTTGGGGATGCCGAGACAGCGAAGAGGAGGCTGGCCGGCGCGAAGGTGGATGTTTCCTGGACGTCGGACCGCATGCGGATTTCGCCGTCGGTTTACAACGATGCAAGCGACGTTACGGCGTTGCTGGCTGCGCTGGCTTAG
- the pgeF gene encoding peptidoglycan editing factor PgeF: protein MFQAAQLTALPWLRHGFSARAGGVSTVYGQPDDLNLGFTQEDDRAKVEENRRLFLQSIAPGHDWPLRNTRQIHSDITRAVTDTSTPLEPADGLTTALHGVFLAMLTADCVPVLIADRKQRAVGAFHAGWRGTVAGIVEKGVQHMRATYGSDPEDLLAAIGPSIGPCCYMVGDEVITRFHETFSYASELFRNRKLDLWQANRRQLMSAGVPSANISIKNLCTASTFSFEGRRAFFSYRAENGVTGRMMSVIAVSPSDTMA, encoded by the coding sequence ATGTTCCAGGCTGCCCAACTCACCGCTCTTCCCTGGCTTCGCCACGGCTTCAGTGCCCGCGCCGGGGGCGTCAGCACCGTCTACGGCCAGCCCGACGATCTGAATCTCGGCTTCACGCAGGAAGACGATCGCGCCAAGGTGGAAGAGAATCGCCGCCTCTTCCTGCAAAGCATCGCTCCCGGCCATGACTGGCCCCTCCGGAACACGCGCCAGATCCACTCCGACATCACGCGTGCGGTCACCGACACCAGCACCCCCCTCGAGCCAGCCGACGGCCTCACCACGGCCCTCCACGGCGTCTTCCTGGCGATGCTCACAGCGGACTGCGTCCCCGTCCTGATCGCCGACCGAAAACAGCGGGCGGTCGGAGCCTTCCACGCTGGCTGGCGCGGCACGGTCGCCGGAATCGTCGAGAAGGGCGTCCAGCATATGCGCGCGACCTACGGGAGCGACCCCGAAGACCTGCTCGCAGCCATAGGACCAAGCATCGGACCGTGCTGCTACATGGTGGGCGACGAGGTCATCACGCGCTTCCACGAGACCTTCTCCTACGCTTCGGAGCTCTTTCGCAACCGCAAGCTCGACCTGTGGCAGGCAAACCGCCGCCAGCTTATGTCAGCCGGAGTTCCCTCGGCGAACATCTCCATCAAGAACCTGTGTACCGCAAGCACCTTCTCCTTCGAAGGCCGCCGCGCGTTCTTCTCCTACCGCGCCGAGAACGGCGTCACTGGGCGCATGATGTCCGTCATCGCTGTATCTCCATCGGATACCATGGCTTAA
- a CDS encoding TerC/Alx family metal homeostasis membrane protein, with protein MPATTPISHWIGFHLCLVVLLGVELVYYRTHKHSPIHKKSLVATALWIGAALAFALFVYATLGGQSTSEYLASYALEEALSIDNLFVFLLLFGVFKIDSSHQPRVLFWGVSGAIVMRGAFIAGGIGLLERFHWVSYAFGLILLYAAIRLLFPSHETSDSKPPVWIQWISRIHPVSLRTDRFFAREDGHRRMTMLFLALIAIEATDLVFALDSIPAVLSITRHPFLAYTSNIMAVMGLRSLYFLLIGMLAKLRFLHYGLAAVLAFAAIKMLATRWFELGPLSSLAVILGLLGITTGLSLAFPAKPAQPATP; from the coding sequence ATGCCTGCAACCACCCCCATCTCCCACTGGATCGGCTTTCACCTCTGTCTTGTCGTCCTGCTCGGGGTGGAACTGGTCTATTACCGCACGCACAAACACAGTCCCATCCACAAGAAATCGCTCGTCGCCACCGCGCTCTGGATCGGCGCCGCTCTGGCCTTCGCGCTCTTCGTCTACGCCACTCTGGGCGGACAGAGCACGTCGGAGTACCTCGCCAGCTATGCCCTCGAAGAAGCCCTCTCCATCGACAACCTCTTCGTCTTCCTGCTTCTCTTCGGCGTCTTCAAGATCGACAGCTCCCATCAGCCGCGCGTGCTCTTCTGGGGAGTCTCCGGAGCCATCGTCATGCGTGGCGCCTTCATCGCCGGCGGCATCGGCCTGCTGGAGCGTTTCCACTGGGTCTCCTACGCGTTCGGCCTCATCCTTCTCTACGCCGCCATCCGCCTGCTCTTTCCCAGCCACGAGACATCCGACTCCAAGCCCCCCGTCTGGATCCAGTGGATCTCCCGCATTCACCCCGTCAGCCTGCGTACCGACCGCTTCTTCGCCCGTGAAGACGGCCACCGCCGCATGACCATGCTCTTCCTCGCGCTGATCGCCATCGAGGCAACCGACCTCGTCTTCGCCCTGGACTCCATCCCCGCTGTGCTCTCGATCACGCGCCACCCGTTCCTGGCCTACACCTCGAACATCATGGCGGTGATGGGATTGCGCTCGCTCTACTTCCTGCTCATCGGCATGCTGGCCAAGCTGCGTTTCCTGCACTACGGACTGGCGGCGGTGCTCGCGTTCGCCGCCATCAAGATGCTGGCCACCCGATGGTTCGAGCTTGGCCCGCTCTCGTCGCTGGCAGTCATCCTCGGTCTGCTGGGCATCACGACAGGGCTCTCGCTGGCGTTTCCAGCTAAGCCAGCGCAGCCAGCAACGCCGTAA
- a CDS encoding TIGR03435 family protein: protein MLCLAPVCLMAQTVAAAPAPVPFEVVSIRPHQLTGNDPSDRKILPGGRFVARATSVRTLIRIATGLDDNRISGAPGWIDGELFDIDATTADRAEVKTASQFQGLILSLLEERFQFKFHRAEKEGQVYWLEVDKPGKLGPSLKLSAEDAKPNMSVNANSARTQMKVSSMSMTDIAAGMNRQVGKPVQDHTDLKGLYDFQIEWSAEDAPNASSPSLFTVVKEQLGLKLQPAKGVIGTMVIDRVERPSDN, encoded by the coding sequence ATGCTTTGCCTCGCACCGGTTTGCCTGATGGCGCAAACGGTCGCGGCGGCCCCGGCACCTGTACCGTTCGAGGTCGTCTCGATTCGACCGCATCAGCTTACCGGGAACGACCCCTCTGACCGGAAGATCCTGCCCGGTGGACGCTTCGTGGCGAGGGCGACGAGCGTGCGTACGCTCATCCGTATCGCCACAGGGCTTGACGATAACCGCATCTCCGGGGCCCCGGGCTGGATCGACGGTGAGTTGTTCGATATCGATGCCACGACCGCCGATCGCGCGGAGGTGAAGACGGCGTCACAGTTCCAGGGGCTGATTCTCTCTCTGCTCGAAGAGCGCTTCCAGTTCAAGTTCCACCGTGCGGAGAAGGAGGGGCAGGTGTACTGGCTGGAGGTGGACAAGCCGGGGAAGCTGGGCCCTTCTCTGAAGCTGAGTGCCGAGGATGCGAAGCCGAACATGAGCGTCAATGCGAACAGTGCGAGGACGCAGATGAAGGTGTCGAGCATGTCGATGACGGATATCGCGGCGGGGATGAACCGTCAGGTCGGGAAGCCGGTGCAGGACCATACCGATCTGAAGGGCCTCTACGACTTCCAGATCGAATGGTCTGCTGAGGACGCCCCGAATGCGTCGAGTCCTTCGCTGTTCACGGTTGTGAAGGAGCAGCTTGGTTTGAAGCTGCAACCGGCAAAGGGTGTCATCGGCACGATGGTGATCGACCGGGTGGAGCGCCCGTCCGACAACTAG
- the aroB gene encoding 3-dehydroquinate synthase: protein MSSIKVTTPTAQYEVVISPGLLRTLHRRVRTLSPKSRLFVITSPNIWKLWSKPFLASFPTPPEVLFLPAGESHKRLPSVERLAEQLAQKGADRDSLLIAFGGGVLGDMTGFLAAIYMRGIPYLQVPTTLLAQVDSSVGGKTGVNLAAGKNLIGSFHHPLATLVDPELCLTLPAAELRSGLQESVKAAIIRDPKLFRFLETKTEAILAKKPDVKALTRVVTASVQVKANVVNIDERESGPRMILNFGHTIGHTIESATEYKVLLHGQAIGWGQIAALHVSLNRGLITQAEFDRMATLVYAYGPLPPFKATAKKLVALTASDKKRRSGRRAFVLTTGIGSTEIVFDVTDAELLTATQSMLHEMKNKA from the coding sequence GTGTCCTCGATCAAAGTCACCACCCCCACCGCCCAGTACGAAGTCGTCATCAGCCCCGGCCTTCTCCGCACCCTGCACCGCCGGGTCCGCACTCTCTCCCCGAAGTCGCGCCTCTTCGTCATCACCTCGCCCAACATCTGGAAGCTCTGGTCGAAGCCCTTCCTCGCCAGCTTTCCCACGCCCCCCGAGGTGCTCTTCCTCCCCGCGGGCGAGAGCCACAAGCGGCTCCCCTCCGTCGAGCGCCTGGCCGAACAGCTCGCGCAGAAGGGTGCCGACCGCGACTCGCTGCTCATCGCCTTCGGTGGCGGCGTCCTCGGCGACATGACCGGCTTCCTCGCCGCCATCTATATGCGCGGCATCCCCTATCTCCAGGTCCCGACCACGCTCCTGGCACAGGTCGACTCCTCGGTCGGCGGCAAGACTGGCGTCAACCTCGCCGCGGGCAAGAATCTCATTGGCAGCTTCCATCATCCGCTCGCCACCCTCGTCGACCCCGAGCTGTGCCTCACCCTTCCCGCCGCCGAGCTCCGCTCCGGACTGCAGGAGTCGGTCAAGGCCGCCATCATCCGCGACCCCAAACTCTTCCGCTTCCTCGAAACAAAAACCGAGGCGATCCTGGCCAAAAAGCCTGACGTCAAGGCCCTCACCCGCGTCGTCACCGCGTCCGTGCAGGTCAAGGCCAACGTCGTCAACATCGACGAGCGCGAATCCGGCCCGCGCATGATCCTCAACTTCGGCCACACCATCGGACACACCATCGAGTCCGCCACAGAGTACAAAGTGCTCCTCCACGGACAGGCCATTGGCTGGGGCCAGATTGCCGCCCTGCACGTCAGCCTCAACCGCGGCCTCATCACCCAGGCCGAGTTCGACCGCATGGCCACGCTCGTCTACGCGTATGGCCCCCTGCCTCCGTTCAAGGCAACCGCAAAGAAGCTCGTAGCCCTCACGGCGTCCGACAAGAAGCGCCGCAGCGGCCGCCGGGCCTTCGTCCTGACCACGGGCATCGGCTCGACGGAGATCGTCTTCGACGTCACCGACGCCGAGCTCCTGACGGCAACGCAGTCCATGCTCCATGAGATGAAAAACAAGGCGTAA
- a CDS encoding GNAT family N-acetyltransferase translates to MSRTYFLTTSRLGFSTWSGADLSLAVALWTDPAATGLIGGPFSTAYCRDRLAREQATQASAGIQYWPVFRLEDGDFAGCAGLRPHPSHATELEMGIHLRPLYQSRGFGQEAAEAIHRYGFEVLHTPAILVRHHPQNAASARLVQSLGYRYTHDELYEPTGLQHPAYRLDNPLRS, encoded by the coding sequence GTGTCCCGCACTTACTTTCTCACCACCAGCCGCCTCGGATTCAGTACATGGTCCGGGGCGGACCTGTCTCTGGCGGTCGCACTCTGGACCGACCCTGCCGCCACCGGCTTGATCGGCGGCCCGTTCTCGACCGCGTACTGCCGTGACCGCCTCGCTCGGGAGCAAGCCACGCAAGCCTCCGCCGGCATCCAGTACTGGCCTGTCTTTCGGTTGGAGGATGGCGACTTCGCCGGATGCGCGGGGCTACGGCCCCATCCGTCGCACGCCACGGAGCTGGAGATGGGCATCCACCTCCGGCCTCTCTACCAGAGCCGGGGCTTTGGGCAGGAGGCCGCCGAGGCTATCCATCGCTACGGCTTCGAGGTGCTCCACACGCCCGCCATCCTGGTCCGGCATCATCCGCAAAACGCCGCGTCCGCCCGGCTCGTCCAGAGCCTCGGCTACCGCTACACCCACGACGAACTCTACGAACCCACAGGCCTGCAGCATCCGGCGTATCGTCTGGATAATCCGCTGCGCTCCTAG
- the ubiE gene encoding bifunctional demethylmenaquinone methyltransferase/2-methoxy-6-polyprenyl-1,4-benzoquinol methylase UbiE, with the protein MSTAPETIATPHTLVTGARPAGTADELSASVNVQRMFDTIAPSYDRLNHILSVGLDRTWWLRASRAFLPVLRDPASRVLDLCCGTGDMTGALIKLRPCKGAPVTGVDFSAQMLDRARAKHAKANAVFVEADALHLPYPDNSFDLITSAFGFRNLANYAEGLAELHRVLRPGGQIGILECNQPDGTIGSAYSLYFKKILPFIGGILSGDKAAYAYLPASVERFPRAPRMLQLIGEAGYIKSSWTPYTFGTAGLYRATKPCH; encoded by the coding sequence ATGTCCACTGCACCCGAAACGATCGCCACCCCGCACACCCTGGTCACAGGCGCCCGCCCCGCCGGAACAGCCGACGAACTCAGCGCCTCCGTCAACGTCCAGCGCATGTTCGACACCATCGCTCCCAGCTATGACCGCCTGAACCACATCCTCTCGGTCGGCCTCGATCGTACCTGGTGGCTGCGCGCATCGCGCGCCTTCCTGCCTGTTCTCCGCGACCCCGCCTCCCGTGTGCTCGATCTCTGCTGCGGCACCGGCGACATGACCGGCGCCCTCATCAAGCTCCGCCCCTGCAAGGGAGCCCCGGTCACCGGCGTCGACTTCTCCGCGCAGATGCTCGATCGCGCCCGCGCCAAGCATGCCAAGGCCAACGCCGTCTTCGTCGAAGCGGACGCCCTCCACCTGCCCTACCCGGACAACAGCTTCGACCTCATCACCTCCGCCTTTGGCTTCCGCAACCTCGCCAACTACGCCGAGGGACTCGCTGAACTCCATCGCGTCCTGCGTCCCGGCGGCCAGATCGGCATCCTCGAATGCAACCAGCCTGATGGCACCATCGGTTCGGCCTACTCGCTCTACTTCAAAAAGATCCTGCCCTTCATCGGCGGCATCCTCTCTGGCGACAAGGCTGCCTACGCCTATCTGCCCGCCTCCGTGGAGCGTTTTCCCCGCGCACCGCGCATGTTGCAGCTCATCGGCGAAGCTGGCTACATCAAGTCCTCCTGGACCCCCTACACCTTCGGCACAGCAGGCCTCTACCGCGCTACCAAGCCCTGCCACTAG
- a CDS encoding RidA family protein, with the protein MGAVELSSAKFPFSTALWMGDTCSISGHLGIDLATGAGPDDPEAEARLMMENFRSTIVGAGMSMDDLVSVEVFCTDLALFATFNAVYLEFLTEPYPARAFIGIKDLLFARRFEILGTAIQGAAAGKRRG; encoded by the coding sequence ATGGGAGCGGTAGAGCTTTCTTCGGCGAAGTTTCCCTTCAGCACGGCACTGTGGATGGGCGATACCTGCTCGATCAGCGGGCATCTTGGCATCGATCTGGCGACGGGGGCGGGGCCAGACGACCCGGAGGCCGAGGCGCGGCTGATGATGGAGAACTTTCGCTCGACGATCGTTGGGGCAGGGATGAGCATGGACGACCTGGTTTCGGTCGAGGTGTTCTGCACGGACCTGGCGCTGTTTGCGACGTTCAACGCGGTGTATCTGGAGTTCTTGACCGAGCCTTATCCGGCGAGGGCTTTTATCGGGATCAAGGACCTTCTGTTTGCGCGGCGCTTTGAGATTCTCGGCACGGCGATCCAGGGTGCGGCAGCGGGAAAGAGGCGCGGATGA
- the atpC gene encoding ATP synthase F1 subunit epsilon, translating to MAEAINQSGLLQVRLVTPDRVLLDATAEAVELPAMSGYLEALYGAAPLLAELGAGEVRLHGGSSHEQKFFVAWGFVEVLPERVTILAETAVVPAEIDKAAASAELQEAQKMWNEAGDNGDQYDEANALTRQAEEKIASAEGRTA from the coding sequence ATGGCAGAAGCAATCAATCAATCCGGTCTTCTTCAGGTTCGTCTCGTCACGCCCGACCGCGTTCTCTTAGACGCGACCGCCGAGGCCGTCGAGCTGCCCGCGATGTCCGGTTATCTCGAAGCCCTCTACGGCGCCGCCCCGCTCCTGGCCGAGCTTGGCGCCGGCGAAGTGCGCCTGCACGGCGGAAGCTCGCACGAGCAGAAGTTCTTCGTGGCCTGGGGCTTCGTCGAAGTTCTTCCCGAACGCGTTACCATCCTCGCCGAGACAGCGGTCGTCCCGGCAGAGATCGACAAGGCTGCAGCCAGCGCCGAACTCCAGGAAGCCCAGAAGATGTGGAATGAGGCTGGCGACAACGGCGACCAGTACGACGAAGCCAACGCCCTCACCCGTCAGGCCGAGGAGAAGATCGCCTCCGCCGAGGGCCGCACCGCTTAA
- the aroE gene encoding shikimate dehydrogenase — protein sequence MPSPNTQFLRSRIGKVCVAITGSTPAEMIEKAGAVVKETSFIEFRLDYLEKPLLALPKLKAFFTEHAEVTAIATCRREANGGKFAGNLAAEIDVLIKAAGSGFYIVDLELESAEEAKKGELEKLKEAGAALIVSYHDFKATGNLDAIYKRIEPFHADFVKIVPTAKHLTDNVTLMRFIERMSDSANIIGICMGDAGVISRVLGVRAGSAFTFAAATQGEETAPGQIAARTLIETYRLDQVDAATKVYGVVGNPVKHSMSPAMLNAAFRRETVNAVYLALQTTDLKDLIKLVQDIPLQGLSVTMPFKQDILPFLENTDPLTAKIGACNTVLRAQDGKLYGFNTDVAGITVPLERRMPLKGAKVLLLGAGGSARAAAFGLKEKGAEVHILNRTAETAAKLAKQAGAKVIKRELLAKTAFDIVINSTPVGMAGNKSAQLLDEKELNAKLVFDLVYNPIETPLLRLARQKGIPVVTGVEMFVQQGARQFEIWTGKPAPEEEMLRVVLHALKQQQEAAAAEAPAKAAKAK from the coding sequence TTGCCTAGTCCAAATACACAATTTCTGCGCTCCCGCATCGGTAAGGTCTGTGTGGCCATCACCGGATCTACGCCTGCCGAGATGATTGAAAAGGCCGGCGCCGTCGTCAAAGAAACTTCGTTTATCGAATTTCGTCTCGACTACCTGGAGAAGCCCCTCCTCGCCCTGCCGAAGCTGAAGGCCTTCTTCACCGAACACGCCGAGGTCACGGCGATTGCCACCTGCCGGCGCGAGGCGAACGGCGGCAAGTTCGCCGGGAACCTGGCGGCGGAGATCGACGTGCTGATCAAGGCTGCGGGTTCGGGTTTTTACATCGTCGACCTGGAACTGGAGTCGGCGGAAGAGGCGAAGAAGGGTGAACTCGAGAAGCTGAAGGAAGCCGGGGCCGCGCTGATCGTGAGTTATCACGACTTCAAGGCGACTGGAAATCTCGACGCGATCTACAAGCGGATCGAGCCGTTTCACGCGGACTTCGTGAAGATCGTCCCGACCGCGAAGCACCTGACCGACAACGTCACGTTGATGCGCTTTATCGAGCGGATGAGCGATTCGGCCAACATCATCGGCATCTGTATGGGCGACGCCGGGGTGATCTCGCGCGTCCTCGGCGTGCGTGCAGGCAGCGCGTTTACGTTTGCTGCCGCGACCCAGGGCGAGGAGACCGCTCCAGGGCAGATTGCGGCCCGGACGCTGATTGAGACGTACCGGCTTGACCAGGTGGATGCCGCGACCAAGGTCTACGGTGTGGTCGGGAATCCAGTGAAGCATTCGATGTCGCCGGCGATGCTGAATGCCGCGTTTCGCCGGGAGACGGTGAACGCGGTCTACCTGGCGCTGCAGACCACCGATCTGAAAGATCTGATCAAGCTGGTGCAGGATATCCCGCTGCAGGGACTGAGTGTGACGATGCCGTTCAAGCAGGACATTCTGCCGTTCCTGGAGAATACGGACCCCCTGACGGCCAAGATCGGCGCCTGCAACACCGTTCTGCGCGCGCAGGATGGCAAGCTGTACGGATTCAATACCGACGTTGCCGGCATCACGGTGCCGCTTGAGCGCCGGATGCCTCTGAAGGGTGCGAAGGTGCTTCTGCTGGGTGCTGGCGGATCGGCGCGTGCCGCGGCCTTTGGCCTGAAGGAGAAGGGCGCGGAGGTGCATATCCTGAACCGCACCGCCGAGACTGCTGCCAAGCTCGCCAAACAGGCGGGTGCGAAGGTCATCAAACGCGAGTTGCTGGCGAAGACTGCCTTCGACATCGTCATCAATTCGACTCCGGTTGGCATGGCGGGCAACAAGAGCGCGCAGCTTCTCGATGAGAAGGAGCTGAATGCGAAGCTGGTGTTCGACCTCGTCTACAACCCGATCGAGACGCCGTTGCTTCGCCTGGCGCGGCAGAAGGGCATTCCGGTCGTCACTGGTGTCGAGATGTTCGTGCAGCAGGGCGCGCGGCAGTTCGAGATCTGGACAGGGAAGCCTGCTCCGGAGGAAGAGATGCTGCGGGTTGTCCTGCATGCGCTGAAGCAGCAGCAAGAGGCTGCCGCGGCAGAGGCTCCGGCGAAGGCGGCCAAGGCAAAATAA
- a CDS encoding MFS transporter: protein MTVDVAPASDPVTRSALRKASWRLLPLIGLGYATAYMDRVNISFASLQMNRDLHFSNTVYGFGAGLFFLSYAACEIPSNLLLYRFGARRWLARIMVTWGLIAMAMVFVRTPLQFYAARFFLGMAEAGFFPGVVFYLMQWFPPEQRGRAVSRFYIGFPLSSVFMGLVAGALLNLQGHLGLAGWQWLFIVEGLPAVILGILFFLLLPETPAQAKWLTPEERDAIMTRVPAPKDPSTHALAPAFKDSRVWLLGLFIFFTLASGYAYSFSAPAIVQKVTGLPITNVGYLIAAMSLVGAVAMLISAAIADRRRRPFSHVIPACIVIAAAFVVFGLATNPVVSLTSLLVIVVSNYSYQGPLWSIGSSFLAGRRGAAAVAAMNSIGILGGFLGPYWMGFARDLTGDYQHGLLAMAVPMLLAAGIMIYLSTRSRPA, encoded by the coding sequence ATGACTGTGGACGTTGCTCCTGCTTCAGACCCCGTCACCCGCTCGGCCCTTCGTAAAGCCTCTTGGCGTCTGCTCCCTCTCATCGGCCTCGGCTACGCCACCGCTTACATGGATCGAGTGAACATCAGCTTCGCGTCGCTCCAGATGAACCGCGACCTGCACTTCTCGAACACTGTCTACGGCTTTGGAGCGGGCCTCTTCTTTCTCAGCTACGCCGCCTGCGAGATCCCGTCCAACCTCCTGCTCTACCGCTTCGGTGCCCGCCGCTGGCTAGCCCGCATTATGGTCACCTGGGGCCTCATCGCCATGGCCATGGTCTTCGTCCGAACGCCGCTCCAGTTCTACGCGGCCCGTTTCTTCCTTGGAATGGCGGAAGCAGGCTTCTTTCCCGGCGTCGTCTTCTACCTGATGCAGTGGTTTCCGCCCGAGCAGCGCGGACGCGCCGTCTCCCGCTTCTACATCGGCTTCCCTCTGTCCTCCGTCTTCATGGGCCTCGTTGCTGGCGCTCTCCTCAACCTGCAAGGACACCTCGGCCTAGCCGGCTGGCAATGGCTCTTCATCGTGGAAGGCCTCCCCGCCGTCATCCTCGGCATACTCTTCTTCCTCCTGCTGCCCGAAACCCCAGCCCAGGCAAAGTGGCTCACCCCCGAAGAGCGCGACGCCATCATGACCCGCGTACCCGCCCCCAAAGACCCATCCACCCACGCCCTGGCCCCCGCCTTCAAAGACTCCCGCGTCTGGCTCCTCGGCCTCTTCATCTTCTTCACCCTCGCCTCCGGCTACGCCTACAGCTTCTCCGCCCCGGCCATCGTCCAGAAAGTCACCGGCCTCCCCATCACCAACGTCGGCTACCTCATCGCGGCAATGAGCCTCGTCGGTGCCGTCGCCATGCTTATCAGCGCAGCCATCGCCGATCGCCGCCGCCGTCCCTTTTCCCACGTCATCCCCGCCTGCATCGTCATCGCCGCGGCCTTCGTCGTCTTCGGCCTGGCGACCAACCCTGTCGTCTCCCTCACATCGCTCCTCGTCATCGTCGTCAGCAACTACTCCTATCAGGGGCCCCTGTGGTCCATCGGCAGCAGCTTCCTGGCCGGTCGCCGTGGCGCCGCAGCCGTCGCCGCCATGAACAGCATCGGCATCCTCGGCGGCTTCCTGGGCCCCTACTGGATGGGCTTCGCCCGCGACCTGACCGGCGACTACCAGCACGGTCTCCTCGCCATGGCCGTGCCGATGCTCCTCGCCGCCGGCATCATGATCTATCTCAGCACAAGGTCGAGGCCCGCCTAA